The genomic region GCCGAAAATGTTGATATATTGACATATGGTTCTCTCCAATACTTACGCTTTAGTGTCTGATAAAGCTAAAAAAGAGAATCAATAAAGCCGATTCTCTTCTTAGATTAATCCTAGCATTCTAAATAGTGCAATTAAGCCTTCTCTAGCAAAATTCAATAAGAAGATAGCTACGATAGGTGAAATATCAATCATGCCTAATGGAGGTATAAACTTTCTAAACGGCTCCAAATAAGGTTCACATATTCTTGCTAAAAATCTACCGAATCCAGTTTCTCTAGCATTAGGAAACCACGATAACAAAATATAAACTATTAACGCATAAGAGTAAAACTCTAAAAGCTTAAGTAAAAAATATAATAATGTATCCACGTACTAAACCACCTCGGTTCTTAATATTCTAATTCTACATCGCCTTCATAATTTGATATGTTACCAGAGACGTCTACATTATCCGGCGTACAAAGGAAAATATTCATTCCGATTTTTTGCATGTCCCCACCGACAGCATAGACTGTACCGCTTAAGAAGTCTACAATACGAACTGCCTGATCATGAGAAATTCTTTGTAAATTAATGACTACAGAGCGTTTATTTCTCAAGTGATCGGCAATCTCTTGTGCTTCTGAATACGATCTCGGCTCAAATAAACTCATTTTGGATACAGATTTTGGAACACTTTGAAGGTTCACAACATTTTGTTTGTTGCTGACTTGATGCTTCTTCGCACGTGTTGCTGGAAGGATTTCTTCTTCCTCATATAAATCTTCTTGCTCATTGTAATCATAATCCTCTTCTAAAGCAAAAAAACTCTTTAATTTTGATTTCATTGTCATGTTTAAATCCTCCTAAAATTCCTTTCCTACTAATGATGTTCCAATACGTATGTATGTTGCACCTTCTTCAATCGCAATTTCATAGTCGTTTGACATTCCCATCGAGAGTTCAGTACAAGGTGCATGCTCTAAGTTCAATTCTTGTACGTCTTCTTTCATGATTCTTAGTGAGGAAAAGCAGTTTCTTATCACTTTTTCATCATCTGTAAAAGGGGCCATCGTCATTAAACCAACAATTCTAATCTTATCAAACTGGGATACTTCTTTTATAAATGGAAGGACATCCTCTATAGATAGTCCATGCTTCGAATCTTCTCCTGAAGTATTTACTTGAACAAAACAATTGACCTGCTTTTCAGATCTCTTTTGAATTTCAGCAGCTAAAGACATTCTGTCTAATGAATGAATGTAGCTCACTTCATTGACGATATTTTTTACTTTTCTGGTTTGAAGGGAACCTATGAAATGCCATGTAGGAAGTTCTCCTAATTCTTTTTTCTTTTGCAAGATTCCTTCTTCTCTATTTTCACCAAGTTGAATAACTCCAGCTTCCAAGGCTTCCCTAGCTGTGTCTGTACTTACATACTTCGTAACAGCAATAATCGAGACTTCATCAGGATTACGGTTAACCCTTTTACAAGCATTTACAATATTCTCTTGAATGTGTTGTAAGTTTTCTTTAACAGACAAAGAACTTCAATCCTCCCTGTAACCTATAAAACTCATCATTCTTCCAGTCTTCCCTTTATCTCTACGATGTGAGAAAAATAAATTCTCTTCGCATGATGTACAATAGGATGAAATGCTAATATTTTCTGACTTGACACCAGCTCTTATAAGTATCAGTTTATTCAATATTGCTAGATTTAAACGATATTGTCCAGCCGAAACTTCATGATACACAGATAAATCTTTATATCCTAGTATCTTTTTCACTTCATTTATCACAACATCATCCACAATATAGCAACAATCCCTTATTGAAGGACCTATAGCAGCTAGTATATCATCTGTGTTAACGTGTTCATCTTCTACTAAGTTATGTATCATAGTAGAGGCTATCTTTTTCACAGTCCCTTTCCATCCTGCATGGGCTAGTCCAACAATGTTAGAGCTCGGTACGTAAAAGTAAAGTGGAACACAGTCTGCATAACAAGAAGTGAGTAAAAGATTGGGCTCATCTGTATATATGCCATCTGTATTTGCAATGGCACTATTATAGTCCAGTACACCTTTACCTCGATCAGAGCTTGTAACCTTTAATACATTTGCGTCATGAACTTGATCGGAACAGACAAGTTGTGAGAGTTGAAATCCTGTTAAGCGGGCTAATTTTTTTCTATTATCTATTACGTCTTCTTTATTGTCATTAACATGTAGCCCTAAATTAAAGGTATGATAAGGTGCATTACTTACTCCTCCATTCTTCGTTGTAAATCCTACAACCAAAGATGAGTCCATGCTTTGCCATTCGGGGATTACCATCATATCAGATTGATTCATAGTGAAAGGCTCCATTTATAGCTCCTTATACTCGTTTTATTTAGGCATTAACGTACATTTTTCATATAAAGGGAAAATATCCCTCGACACTATTCTATCATAAATGACGAATAAGCGGTGAATTCATTTTCCCGTGTATGCACCAACTATTAGTTGGTGATTTCACTATAATCTTCTTGAGATTGATAAAACCTAACTAAAATAACATCAGCACCGATTTTCACTATATTCCTCCAAGGAATGACTACCTCTTCTTCTTTGCCAAAAAAACCGAACATCTTTGCTGAAGTTGCAATGATAATTGAATCAATTTTACCTGTCGTTGTATTAATTTCTAAATCATTAATATTTCCTAATTTCTTCCCATCGGCTACGTTTACGACGTCCTTAAGCTGAAAGTCAGATATCTTCAACATCCTGCCACAACCTCTCTACACATACTGTTTATATTTCCGATTCTATCTCACTATTCATTATATGATGTGAGTTTCATTAATCATTCGAAAAATAAGAAATATCATGTTCTTTATTAGCTCAGGTACTGGTGAAATCATCATTCCTTGACGAATAGATGCCTTGAAAACTAAAATCTATTTGAAAACAGCCAAAAATAAAAGAACTGCCTATAAAAGACAGTTCTATGATTGAATGTTTTTATTCATTTGTCTAATTGCTGCTTTTTCTAGCCTGGATACTTGAGCTTGAGAGATTCCAATTTCTTCAGCAACTTCCATTTGTGTTTTACCTTGGAAGAAACGTTTCCGTAAAATAAGCTTTTCACGGTCATTTAGACGTCTCATTCCTTCTTTTAATGCGAGTTCTTCAATCCATTGAATATCCTTATTTTTGTCATCACTTAATTGATCCATGACATATATCGGATCGCCACCGTCATTATAAATGGGTTCAAATAGAGAGACTGGATCCTGTATCGCATCAAGAGCAAAAACGATTTCTTCATGAGGTACACCTAACTCCTTGGCAATTTCAACAGCTGTAGGTTCCTTTGAAGTTTCGCTCATTAATCGCTCCCTAACTTGAAGAGCTTTATAAGCAATGTCTCTTAATGATCTCGATACTCTAATTGGGTTATTATCACGTAGATAACGTCTAATTTCCCCAATTATCATAGGTACAGCATATGTTGAGAACTTTACATTTTGGCTTAAATCAAAGTTATCAATGGATTTCATTAGTCCAATGCAGCCAACTTGGAATAAATCATCAACATATTCTCCTCTATTGTTGAATCGCTGTATGACGCTTAGTACAAGACGGAGATTTCCATTTACTAATTCTTCTCTTGCTGAAATATCTCCATTTTGCATTTTCTTGAAAAGCTCTCTCATTACATCATTCTTTAGTACTGGAAGTTTGGAAGTGTCTACACCACAAATTTCTACTTTATTTCGAGTCAATTCTTTCCCTCCTAACAGGAGTTGCTGTACAAAGTAAAGTATCTCCTTTGAAGGGAAATTTATGCATACTGTTTCATGAATGAATTACCTTTGATGGCAAAAATAGTCTGCCTGATGCCTGATATTTCTACTATTTGTCCACTTAAAAAAAATTTATGTACTACACCATTTTATTGAATTCTTTACGTAGCCTTTTAATGATTCTCTTTTCTAATCTCGATATATAACTCTGTGAAATGCCCAACATATCAGCTACATCTTTTTGTGTCTTTTCTTCTCCACCAATAAGTCCAAAGCGAAGCTCCATAATTTGTTTTTCACGGTCATTCAATTGATCCAGTGCTTTTATTAATAACTTCTTTTCTACATTTGCTTCCAGATCTTTAGTGATAATGTCCTCTTCCGTTCCTAGAACATCTGATAACAATAATTCATTTCCATCCCAATCAATATTTAGAGGCTCATCAAAGGACACTTCCGAGCGGATTTTATTATTTCGTCGAAGATACATTAAGATTTCATTTTCAATACAACGAGACGCATATGTTGCAAGTTTAATTTTCTTTTCAGGATTAAACGTATTGACTGCTTTAATTAAACCAATGGTTCCAATACTAATTAAGTCTTCTATATTAATCCCTGTATTCTCAAACTTTCGGGCAATATATACAACTAAGCGAAGATTACGTTCTATTAGGATGGACCGTGTTGCCTTATCACCTTGAGGAAGCTTCTTTAATAATACTTCTTCCTCTTCTTTAGTTAATGGTGGTGGGAGCGCCTCACTACCACCAATATAATAAATTTCGTCAGTTTTCAATCCAAATTTCATTAAAAGCTTATACCACCATACTGTAAGGTGAATCTTCCAATGTTGCATCATCTTTTCCTCCTTGTTAAGCAGTTTGTATTGAAGATTGCATTAGCATTTTTGGATGAACAATACAGTCAAATTCATCATCAGATGATAAAGTTGATTTACTTAAACCAATTAACACTTTCTTCACATAGATGGATTCTTCTTTTTGTCTAATTTTGACAAAATCAGGCTTGATGGCAACTAAAAATTCATGTTGTTGTCCTACTCCCCGATATGGAATAATTCGTAACCTGGATTCCCATGGATGTGAAGAGTCACTCATTGTAAATGAATCTAAGCCGTCAGATTTTTCAATTATTTCTGGTGGTAAGAATCCCTTTGCTCTCGATATATCAAGGATCATTACAGGGGATTTCGTAATTGGATCATAAAGTTGATTACCACTATCGACTAGCCCTCTTAACATGATCGTCTGTTCTTCTATTGAAATGGAGATTTCAACTAACTGGTCATATTGAACTTTTTTCATCTCCATATCTTCTAATCTGGTTTTTGAGAAATACCATAGTAATGGGAAGCTGACGAAAACAAAAATCCAGCTGACCGGACTACCAAATCCAGTTGACTTCGTTGCCACAACCCCATTCCATATTTCAATATCCGATTTCATAAAGTAATGTAAACCTAACATACCACCTCCAAGTAAAAATGTTGAAAAGTAAAAGGTTAATAGTGCCTGAAAGAAATAGCGAAAGCGTTTAAAGCCAAATGCAATGAGAACCATTACAACAGAGAATAATAGCTTTACTACAGGGTGACTCACAATCGAAAAGAACGGTGTGAGAATAAATAAAACAATGCAGGAACCAATCAGTGCACTCATAATAATACGCACTTTTTGGACTTTTCTTTTTAAAATCATAGCAGTTAACAGTAGTAATGATGCGTCGATGCAAAAGTTTAATAACCAGATCGCATCTAGATAGACTGTCAAGCTAGCACAACCTTTACTCGTAATCTAGAAAATAGATTAGGTTCTATTCCTGTAAAAACTAGTATATATTACATTCTAGTTGGAAGTCTGTCAGTTTATGCCGATAAGAGCATAGAAATTTTGAAAGATTTAAACCTATTTTGTCAAAATGTTGAGATCTGTGATTTTACAAAAAGAAATATTGTTTATAACCTTATCCTAGTGTTAATAATTCTTTAAGTAGCTATTCCTAAAAAGCTAATCTCATTGCATTCCGAATAAGACTAGCACTTCGTTAATACAAAGCTTTTGGGACATCTTTCATCCAACAATTGAATCGTTCCCCTTGATATGAGAATAGATTTAGATAGCAACATAATGATAAAAATAGCGATCCCAGACAATAAAAAAACAGTAGAGATGATTCTCTACTGTTTCACTATTTATCTGCGACGATTACGATTACGTAAGAATGTTGGGATATCCAATGTGTCTTCTCCTTGATTTTGAACAGGAGTTTCTTCACGTTTTACCTCACGCTTCACATGTGGAGTTTGTGGTGTTGCTTTTACTCCGCCTTGAAGTGATGGTCTTGTTTGCTTTGGTTCAGGTTGACTGTCATCAAAACCAGTTGCAATAACAGTGACAATGATCTCGTCCTTTAACTCATCGTTAATAACAGAACCGAAAATCATATTTACATCTTGATCAGATGCAGACGCCACAATGTCAGCAGCCTCTTGAACTTCATATAGGCTCAAGTTAGAACCACCTGTAATATTCATAAGAACACCTTGTGCTCCATCAATTGACTTTTCTAGTAGAGGACTGGAGATTGCACGTTTCGCTGCTTCTGCTGCACGATTTTCACCAGCAGATACACCGATACCCATAAGAGCAGACCCTTTATTAGACATGATTGTTTTCACGTCCGCGAAGTCAAGGTTAATTAAGCCTGGTGTTGCAATTAAGTCTGAGATACCTTGAACACCTTGACGTAATACGTTATCCGCTTCACGGAATGCTTCAAGCATAGGAGTGTTTTTATCAACAATTTCTAATAAGCGATCGTTCGGTATTACGATGAGTGTGTCTACTGCTTCTTTCATTGCTGAAATACCACCCGAAGCTTGTCCAGAACGCTTTCTACCTTCAAATGTGAAAGGTCTTGTCACAACACCAACAGTTAGAGCACCAATTTCACGAGCAATTTGTGCAATAACTGGTGCAGCACCAGTACCTGTTCCGCCACCCATACCAGCAGTAACGAATACCATGTCTGCGCCTTTTAATACTTCTTCAAGTTGTTCTCTGCTTTCCTCAGCAGCTTTTTTACCTACTTCAGGGTTTGCACCCGCACCTAAACCTCTAGTTAACTTGCCGCCAATTTGCATTCTCACTTCAGCTTTTGAAAGGTTAAGAGCTTGTGCATCTGTGTTAACAGCAATAAATTCTACACCTTGTACTCCGTGCTCAATCATTCGATTTACTGCGTTGTTACCACCGCCACCAACACCAATTACCTTTATTGTTGCCAATGAATCTAAATTTGTATCGAACTCTAACATTTATAGGTCCTCCTAATATACCATATTCCATTACCGTAAAATCTATTGTGTCAGTCATCAGAAGATAGATTTCTTCTTACTCGAAGAAATATCCGAAAAACTTCTTTACTTTGTTTTGAATATTTTCATCTTGTGACTTCGCTTTCTTTACTGGCTGGTTTTTCTGTACCTTCTTTTCTGCTACTTCTACATTGACAGAATCACCAATTTTTTTACCTTGTAATTTAGCATTTTTATATGCAAATTGTATTAACCCGACGCCGGTTGTGTATTGAGGTTCACGAACACCGATATAATCAGGTACGGCAATTCGCATATTTCCTCGTAGCACAACTTGAGCAAGTTCCAATACACCCGGCATTGATACCACTCCACCTGTTAAGACGAAGCCGCCAGGGAGTTCCTTTACTCCTTGCTTTCTTAGCTCTTCACCGGCTAATTCAAAAATCTCTTCTAATCTTGCTTCAATAATATCTGAAATCTCCAATTGACTAAACTGCTGGTGTTGATCACTGCCGATAATCGGAACACTAAATACTTCTTCTTCTGAAGCTGTATCATAAAAAGCATGTCCATGTTTTATTTTAATCTTTTCAGCATCCTCTGTGGAGGTACGAAGACCAATTGATAAATCCTTGGTAATATGTTCACCACCAATAGGAATAACAGAAGTGGATAGTAGCGTTCCTTGATCAAATACTGAAATGTTAGTTGATCCTCCACCGATATCTAGTAAAGCTACTCCCAGATTTTTTTCATCTTTTGATAATGAAATTGATCCTGTTGCAAGTGGTTGTAAACATATATCTGTTATTTCTAATCCCGCACGTTCTACACAACGTAATAAATTATGTAAAACTGTTTTAGAACCAGTAATAATGGTTCCTTCCATTTCTAAGCGGACACCAATCATACCACGCGGATCATTGATTTCATCTAATCCATCGACGATAAATTGACGTGGAATGACATCAATGATTTCTCTCTCAGGCGGAATAGAAATGACTTGGGCTGCGTCAATTACTCTTGTGATATCCTCATTTGTGATTTCACGGTTTTCACTTGATACGGCAACTACACCGTGACACGGCTGTAAGTGTATATGATTTCCAGCTACTCCTACAACTACACGATTTAGTTTAATTCCAACCATACGTTCTGCTTGCTCAATTGCCTTTTTAATAGAATGAACGGTTTCGTCTATATCTACAATAGTACCTTTTCGTAACCCTTCAGATTTTACATTCCCCACTCCAATAATATTTAAGTTATCATTAAGCATTTCACCAATGATCACTTTTACATTGGATGTACCGATGTCAAGACTGACAAAAATCTCGTTGCTGTTCACTCTATGGCACCTCCCTTATGATTTCTGATTCTATTTCTGTTTTTTCCATAACCTTTAATTATTTATAAGAAGATCCATTCATTGTAAAAAAAATTAACATACAAGGAAAATATTCAACAAAGGCAGTATGATTCCCTTTTTTGAAATTAACTTTTTTCTACTTTTTCTCTTGCGCTAGACCATTTTGCAATTAAAATACGTCTAATGACTGCAATATTTTGGAATAGTCTTACTCCAAAGGCAAAAACTGCAGCCAAATACAAGTCTACACCAATATGCACACCAAGAAAAGCTAAACTTGCTGCAAGAATAATATTAAAGAAAAACCCTGATACAAAAACCTTTTCATCATATAAATTTTGTAAGTGAGCACGTATTCCCCCAAACAAAGTATCTAATGATGCTAAAACTGCTATTGATAAATAATTGGAGTATTCATCAGGAATTCTAATTTCTGATAATAGTCCAAGTATAATACCTAAAATTAATCCTAGGAGTGGAAGCCACATCTTAAGATCCCTCCTTCGCGCTATCTGGTTCCATATGTTTAATCCGTATTGTATCATCGTATGCCGGAATCATAATATGATTGGTCGGAGAAGAAATCTGAAGCTTTAGCCCTTCAATTTCAAATTCAAAGTGTATGGATTCTGAGGCAACCATTCTCTTATACAGTCGATCTACATCCTCAGAAATAACCTTAACTTCAACGGGTACATCCGGAATCCTTGTATTATTAATATTGGTATTGCCATTTACATCTCTTATAGCTGAAGTATTCACATACCTTTGCTCACTTACAGCAATATGTTTTGCACCATTAATATTTAATTCATTAATCAGCTTTCTCAACAAGTCAGCAGATATTTGTGGACTTGGCTGGCCTAAAATTGGCTCTTCAAACATATTTTGTATCGTAATCGTCATCCCAGGACCCGAGACATCTGTTAACCCTGCTTCTTCCTTTAACTCCTGCAGATTTTCCCGTAATGTTACTTCTTGACTTTGTCTTCTTTTTGACTCATAGTTTTCGATTGTTTGTTCATACTTTCGAATTTCTCGATGCAGATTGGCTTGTTCTTCTAATTCAACTTTAATTGCTTCTCTTAATTCCCAAGCATCTCTTGTATCTCTTACAATCGGTTCATTAGTAGTTTGAAATTGAATAGCAAGCATAAATCCTACTAATAACGTTATAAATGTAAAAATAACTGTACCTTTCTTCAATCAGGACCACCTACAAATTCCACTAAATTCTATTCTCTTCCTAGTAATGGATCTAATACAATTTGCTGTTTCTTTTCAATTTTCACGTTAACATTTTCACTTACAAGCTGATCCTTTATTCCACCTGTTATATTAAGTGCACCGTCCAGAACATTAGGATCTCCTATTGCGGAGACAACAAATGGGGCAGGATGCTGTGTTCCATCTACACTAACAACTGGCCCAATACACAAAATAAAGGAATTATGGAAAATGCGTTGACCATTTATTGCAATTGCATTTGCACCAGAAACTAACAGTTCATTTATGACACTTTGAATATGTCTTTCGTGAACAATATAATTATTTACATTTGCCTGATCTGGTACGTAAGAGGAATCAGCAAGGGTAACTTCAATACCTTTTCCTTTAACCTTCACTTCCCCTACATACATTCTCAACTTTTCCACGTCTTCAACTAAATTAAATAAGACCTTTTCTTCGTCTGCTAAATTTTCCTCCAGTTTACGAACTCGTTCTTGTTTTTGGAATAGTTCTTGTTGAAGATTTCGGTTAATTTCTTCTTGACTAATGAGTGTGTTTCGATATTCAAATTCTCTCTGCCATTGCTTGTCCGTTAGTACATGCTCTTCTTGATTTTCTGTTTTCGTTAACTGATAGGAAAAGGAAATCATAAATCCAAGTACTAAACAAACAAAGGACAAGATTACATACTTACCCTTCAGCTTCATCATTGGTTTTCATCTTCCTCATTTTCATCTACAGATTCTGTTTCGTTAGTTGTCGTTGATTCTTCGGTTGCAGGCTGCTCATATGATTCAAAATAATAGGCAACCTCCATATGAATCACTCCTCTTAATTCTGGGTCTAACTGGTTTACAATCGCAGGATACGCACTCATCTTTTGGGCAAAGTCTGTAATCGTTGCACTCACTTCACGACCATCATTCATAAACAATGTAATATGCAATGAGTCCGCATCCTCTGGCGTATGGTGAATTTCAGAAATAGAATTTACAATTGCAGGTGTTAGTTTTGACAGCTCCGATGCCATCTCTTGTAATTCCTCACCTGGTTTCCAATCCATTAAGATTGGGGCATCCGAAGGAAATGATGTACTTTCACTTGATTTCAATACATTTCCATTTTCTAAGATTGGAAAATACTTCCCCTCATTGATGGCATAAGCAACCCGTTTCATTTCCGAGACTACGATTTCTACTGAATTGGGTAGCTTTCGTTCGATTGTGACACTTTTAATTTGTTCGTTCTTCATTATTTTATCTTTTATTAAATCGTTATCTAAATTCCAGAAGCTTGTCTGATTCGTAATGTCAGACAGCGATACGATTTCTTCACTATGTACATGAACATTCCCTCTCACTTCAACATGATTCACATGACTAAGAGGTGATTGGAGATACAAGATCCCGATTATTAATAGAAAAAATATAGACACATAAAAAATGAGTCTCCGATTTGCCTTTTGTCTTCTCTGCTGCTTAAGCTTCGGAATTCGATCTTCCAGTGTAAGGACTTTCCCGTTCTCCATTTGTTCATCCACCTAAAATATATTATTGTTCAACTTAAATCAGATCTATATATTGATTTATTTAGCTAAAATAAACGGCATTGTTAGTATGCCGTTTATTTTCATTACCATTATTAAATTATAGCACAATACTGTATGAAAATGGATTATTTTCGTCCAATTATTTCTACTTCCGTATGAAGCTCTACATGATATTTTTCAAGGATTGTTTTTTGAATATATTGTATTAAATCCAACACATCTTTTGCCGTTGCATGATTTGCATTCACAATAAAATTCCCGTGCATTTCTGATACTTGTGCTCCACCAATTTGAAATCCTTTTAGTCCTGCTTCTTCAATTAATTGTCCTGCATATTGAGGAAGAGGATTCCTAAATATGCTACCTGCACAAGGATAATTCCACGGTTGTGTTTCTCGTCTATAATCCTTATTCTTCTTTAACTCTGCCTTAATTTCATCCGCATTACCCTTTGTTAGTTTTAATACAGCAGCAACACAAATACCTGGTCTTTCCTTTTGCAGGACAGACGTACGATAGGAATAGTTCATCTGTTCGTTTGTTAGCCATTCGAACGATCCATCCTCAAATAAAATATATGCCTTTTCTAAAATTTGAGAGAAGTCAGACCGGTGTGCACCTGCATTCATGTATACCGCTCCACCAATTGATCCTGGTATACCGGCTGAAAATTCTAATCCGGATAGGCCTTTTCTCGATAGTACAGTTGCTAATTTTACAAGAGGATACCCACCACCAACTGTTACTTCTGTATCATTTATTTCAAGTGAATCTAACCCTTCACCCAGTTTAATGACTACTCCTTCAATACCTTTATCTGACACAAGTAAATTAGATCCTCTACCTATTGCTCTCCAATTCACACCAAGTTCTTTCACGAGTTGTATGGTCGTTTCTAATCCTTCAATAGTTGATGGTTCAACCAATATATCGGCAGGTCCACCAATTTTCATCGTAGTATGGTTTGCTAATTTTTCTCCTATTAAAACTTTACCAACGTTTGCTTCCTGAAGCCTACTAGCTAATTTCTCCATGCCTGACCTCCTAGTCTCAAGATGTCTATTACCTATAATATGCAGCCACCTGGGCGAATGTACTTTTTATTACGTCTATTAATATGGCTGTTTTCGTATAGATTGTTGCTTTGGATAAGTATCTCAAAAGCCAGAATTTCACCTTAGTATCTAGGTACTTCTACATAAAGAGAGTTGCTCTCTTCTAATCCTACCTCGATTTCCTTCAAAAACTGGTTATAGTTTTAGAATCGAGCAACAGCCATTAATAAACGTGGTTACTATAATTTATCATACTTTTCTATATCACTTTATCATAATGTATCTATTGAAATGAAGTAAAAACTATAGGTTAGAGAAAAACTCTATAAATAATAGAAAACCCTGCAAATGAACAGGGTTTTTAAGATTTAATATCTTGCATATCTACTAATATTCAGCAATACCCCGACAGCCATCAACATGAGCGTTAAGGAAGAACCACCATAACTTAAGAAAGGAAGTGTAATTCCTGTAACAGGCATTAATCCAATAACAACACCGATATTAATAACCACTTGGATGGCGATCATAGAGATAATTCCGATTGCCAGGAAGCTTCCAAACAAATCTGGAGCACCTAACGCAATTCGCACACCTCTCCATAATAGTAAGGCAAATAATAAGATAACAAGAGAACCACCGATAAATCCTAGCTCTTCTGCCAGTATGGCAAAGATAAAATCTGTTTGTGGTTCTGGTAAATAGAAAAACTTTTGCCTGCTTTTTCCTAGTCCGAGACCAAGCAGTCCCCCAGGACCTATTGCATACAGGGATTGAATAATTTGAAATCCACTTCCTAACGGATCTTGCCAAGGATCAAGGAAAGAAGTGATTCGTTTTATTCGGTATGGCGCAGATGCTATCAAGGCCACGAAACCTAATACACCGATTAAGCCTAAGCCCGCAAAATGAAGAATTCTTCCTCCTGCAACAAAAATCATGACCATACATGTACCGACCATAACCGTTCCTGTTCCTAAATCAGGTTGAAGCATAATCATTCCAAAAGCGAAGAACACTAATGATAAAGAAGGAATAAGGCCTTTTTTCAATGAAGTTATTTTCTTTTGATTTTCAGACAAGTATTTTGCTAGAAATGCAATCATGGCAATCTTCATAAATTCTGAGGGTTGAATAGAGAAAGCACCA from Bacillus sp. BGMRC 2118 harbors:
- the ftsA gene encoding cell division protein FtsA — translated: MNSNEIFVSLDIGTSNVKVIIGEMLNDNLNIIGVGNVKSEGLRKGTIVDIDETVHSIKKAIEQAERMVGIKLNRVVVGVAGNHIHLQPCHGVVAVSSENREITNEDITRVIDAAQVISIPPEREIIDVIPRQFIVDGLDEINDPRGMIGVRLEMEGTIITGSKTVLHNLLRCVERAGLEITDICLQPLATGSISLSKDEKNLGVALLDIGGGSTNISVFDQGTLLSTSVIPIGGEHITKDLSIGLRTSTEDAEKIKIKHGHAFYDTASEEEVFSVPIIGSDQHQQFSQLEISDIIEARLEEIFELAGEELRKQGVKELPGGFVLTGGVVSMPGVLELAQVVLRGNMRIAVPDYIGVREPQYTTGVGLIQFAYKNAKLQGKKIGDSVNVEVAEKKVQKNQPVKKAKSQDENIQNKVKKFFGYFFE
- a CDS encoding DUF1290 domain-containing protein, encoding MWLPLLGLILGIILGLLSEIRIPDEYSNYLSIAVLASLDTLFGGIRAHLQNLYDEKVFVSGFFFNIILAASLAFLGVHIGVDLYLAAVFAFGVRLFQNIAVIRRILIAKWSSAREKVEKS
- a CDS encoding DUF881 domain-containing protein, with amino-acid sequence MLAIQFQTTNEPIVRDTRDAWELREAIKVELEEQANLHREIRKYEQTIENYESKRRQSQEVTLRENLQELKEEAGLTDVSGPGMTITIQNMFEEPILGQPSPQISADLLRKLINELNINGAKHIAVSEQRYVNTSAIRDVNGNTNINNTRIPDVPVEVKVISEDVDRLYKRMVASESIHFEFEIEGLKLQISSPTNHIMIPAYDDTIRIKHMEPDSAKEGS
- a CDS encoding DUF881 domain-containing protein — protein: MKLKGKYVILSFVCLVLGFMISFSYQLTKTENQEEHVLTDKQWQREFEYRNTLISQEEINRNLQQELFQKQERVRKLEENLADEEKVLFNLVEDVEKLRMYVGEVKVKGKGIEVTLADSSYVPDQANVNNYIVHERHIQSVINELLVSGANAIAINGQRIFHNSFILCIGPVVSVDGTQHPAPFVVSAIGDPNVLDGALNITGGIKDQLVSENVNVKIEKKQQIVLDPLLGRE
- a CDS encoding cell division protein FtsQ/DivIB, with translation MENGKVLTLEDRIPKLKQQRRQKANRRLIFYVSIFFLLIIGILYLQSPLSHVNHVEVRGNVHVHSEEIVSLSDITNQTSFWNLDNDLIKDKIMKNEQIKSVTIERKLPNSVEIVVSEMKRVAYAINEGKYFPILENGNVLKSSESTSFPSDAPILMDWKPGEELQEMASELSKLTPAIVNSISEIHHTPEDADSLHITLFMNDGREVSATITDFAQKMSAYPAIVNQLDPELRGVIHMEVAYYFESYEQPATEESTTTNETESVDENEEDENQ
- the murB gene encoding UDP-N-acetylmuramate dehydrogenase; the protein is MEKLASRLQEANVGKVLIGEKLANHTTMKIGGPADILVEPSTIEGLETTIQLVKELGVNWRAIGRGSNLLVSDKGIEGVVIKLGEGLDSLEINDTEVTVGGGYPLVKLATVLSRKGLSGLEFSAGIPGSIGGAVYMNAGAHRSDFSQILEKAYILFEDGSFEWLTNEQMNYSYRTSVLQKERPGICVAAVLKLTKGNADEIKAELKKNKDYRRETQPWNYPCAGSIFRNPLPQYAGQLIEEAGLKGFQIGGAQVSEMHGNFIVNANHATAKDVLDLIQYIQKTILEKYHVELHTEVEIIGRK
- the spoVE gene encoding stage V sporulation protein E, encoding MPTKKSTPDFLLVFITLMLLAVGMIMVYSASAAWATYKFEDSFFFAKRQLLFAGLGVIAMFFIMNIDYWTWRTWSKVVLIICFILLVLVLIPGVGLVRGGARSWIGVGAFSIQPSEFMKIAMIAFLAKYLSENQKKITSLKKGLIPSLSLVFFAFGMIMLQPDLGTGTVMVGTCMVMIFVAGGRILHFAGLGLIGVLGFVALIASAPYRIKRITSFLDPWQDPLGSGFQIIQSLYAIGPGGLLGLGLGKSRQKFFYLPEPQTDFIFAILAEELGFIGGSLVILLFALLLWRGVRIALGAPDLFGSFLAIGIISMIAIQVVINIGVVIGLMPVTGITLPFLSYGGSSLTLMLMAVGVLLNISRYARY